One segment of Streptomyces sp. NBC_01463 DNA contains the following:
- a CDS encoding inorganic diphosphatase, whose product MEFDVVIEIPKGSRNKYEVDHETGRIRLDRRLFTSTSYPADYGFVENTLGEDGDPLDALVILEEPTFPGCLIKCRAIGMFRMTDEAGGDDKLLCVPASDPRVEHLRDIHHVSEFDRLEIQHFFEVYKDLEPGKSVEGADWVGRVEAEAEIENSYKRLEAQGGAH is encoded by the coding sequence GTGGAGTTCGACGTCGTTATCGAGATCCCGAAGGGTTCGCGGAACAAGTACGAGGTGGATCACGAGACCGGCCGGATCCGCCTGGACCGTCGACTCTTCACCTCGACCAGCTACCCGGCGGACTACGGCTTCGTCGAGAACACCCTCGGCGAGGACGGCGACCCGCTGGACGCGCTGGTCATCCTGGAGGAGCCGACGTTCCCCGGCTGCCTCATCAAGTGCCGCGCGATCGGCATGTTCCGGATGACCGACGAGGCCGGCGGCGACGACAAGCTGCTGTGCGTGCCGGCCTCCGACCCCCGGGTGGAGCACCTGCGCGACATCCACCACGTGTCGGAGTTCGACCGCCTGGAGATCCAGCACTTCTTCGAGGTCTACAAGGACCTGGAGCCCGGCAAGTCCGTCGAGGGCGCCGACTGGGTCGGCCGCGTCGAGGCCGAGGCCGAGATCGAGAACTCGTACAAGCGCCTGGAGGCGCAGGGCGGCGCCCACTGA
- a CDS encoding threonine/serine exporter family protein: MVAEPGGPDDQKPQSDEARSAFSQPAGVGRPAPASEDDHPTSEFALPSGLTPEPQSPGTGSGSGTGSASAAGADSGGSAFALPSTYDARNSPPAFTPAHGIPMIRLTKEAPWQDRMRTMLRMPVADRPAPEPVQKHDDAGPAVPRVLDLTLRIGELLLAGGEGAEDVEAAMFAVTRSYGLDRCEPTVTFTLLSISHQPSLVEDPVTASRTVRRRGTDYTRLAAVFRLIDDITTVEGEVSLEEAYRRLAEIRRNRHPYPGWVLTLAAGGLAGAASVLVGGGPLVFLIAALGAMLGDRLAWLCAGRGLPEFYQFVVAAMPPAAMGVALTLTHWSDVRPSAVITGGLFALLPGRALVAGVQDGLTGYYITASARLLEVMYFFIAIVAGVLLALYGGLQLGAELDPEARLISHDRPVVQILASMVLTLAFAILLQQERSTVLAVTLNGGVAWVIYGAMARTGNLSAVAATAAAAGLVGLFGQLFSRYRYTSSLPFITAAIGPLLPGSATYFGLLGVAQNELDRGLASLSTAVATALAIAIGVNLGSEISRLFMRVPGAVGGANRRAAKRTRGF; the protein is encoded by the coding sequence GTGGTGGCGGAACCGGGCGGTCCCGATGACCAGAAGCCCCAGTCCGACGAGGCGCGCAGCGCCTTCTCCCAGCCCGCGGGGGTGGGCAGGCCGGCACCGGCGTCCGAAGACGACCACCCGACGTCGGAGTTCGCCCTTCCGTCGGGTCTGACCCCCGAGCCGCAGAGTCCGGGCACGGGTTCGGGCTCGGGCACAGGTTCCGCTTCCGCGGCCGGAGCCGACTCGGGCGGCTCCGCCTTCGCCCTGCCGAGCACCTACGACGCCCGGAACTCGCCGCCCGCCTTCACCCCCGCGCACGGCATTCCGATGATCCGGCTGACCAAGGAAGCCCCCTGGCAGGACCGGATGCGCACGATGCTGCGGATGCCGGTCGCCGACCGCCCGGCGCCGGAGCCGGTGCAGAAGCACGACGACGCGGGCCCGGCGGTGCCGCGCGTGCTCGACCTGACGCTGCGTATCGGGGAGCTGCTGCTCGCCGGCGGCGAGGGCGCCGAGGACGTCGAGGCGGCGATGTTCGCCGTGACCCGCAGCTACGGGCTCGACCGCTGCGAGCCGACCGTCACCTTCACGCTGCTGTCCATCTCGCACCAGCCGTCGCTGGTGGAGGACCCGGTGACGGCGAGCCGTACGGTACGCCGCCGGGGCACCGACTACACCCGGCTGGCGGCCGTCTTCCGGCTCATCGACGACATCACCACCGTGGAGGGCGAGGTCTCCCTGGAGGAGGCCTACCGGCGTCTCGCGGAGATCCGCAGGAACCGTCACCCGTACCCGGGCTGGGTGCTCACACTGGCCGCGGGCGGGCTGGCGGGCGCCGCGTCGGTGCTGGTCGGCGGTGGTCCGCTGGTGTTCCTGATCGCGGCGCTCGGCGCGATGCTCGGCGACCGGCTGGCCTGGCTGTGTGCCGGGCGCGGGCTGCCGGAGTTCTACCAGTTCGTGGTGGCGGCGATGCCGCCCGCCGCGATGGGTGTGGCGCTGACCCTCACCCACTGGTCGGACGTACGGCCGTCGGCGGTGATCACCGGTGGGCTGTTCGCGCTGCTGCCGGGGCGGGCCCTGGTCGCGGGTGTGCAGGACGGCCTGACCGGCTACTACATCACCGCCTCCGCCCGGCTGCTGGAGGTCATGTACTTCTTCATCGCGATCGTCGCCGGGGTGCTGCTGGCCCTCTACGGGGGGCTACAGCTGGGTGCCGAGCTGGACCCGGAGGCGCGGCTCATCTCCCACGACCGGCCGGTGGTGCAGATCCTGGCGTCGATGGTGCTGACCCTGGCCTTCGCGATCCTGCTCCAGCAGGAACGGTCCACGGTGCTGGCGGTGACCCTCAACGGCGGCGTGGCCTGGGTCATCTACGGGGCGATGGCCCGGACGGGCAACCTCTCCGCGGTCGCGGCCACCGCCGCGGCGGCTGGGCTCGTCGGGCTGTTCGGGCAGTTGTTCTCGCGCTACCGCTACACCTCGTCGCTGCCGTTCATCACGGCCGCGATCGGTCCGCTGCTGCCCGGCTCGGCCACGTACTTCGGTCTGCTGGGTGTCGCGCAGAACGAGCTGGACCGGGGGCTCGCCTCGCTGTCGACCGCGGTGGCGACGGCGCTGGCCATCGCGATCGGGGTGAACCTGGGAAGCGAGATCTCCCGGCTGTTCATGCGGGTGCCGGGCGCGGTCGGCGGCGCGAACCGCCGCGCGGCCAAGCGGACGCGCGGCTTCTGA
- a CDS encoding MerR family transcriptional regulator — protein sequence MEHSVGQVAGYAGVTVRTLHHYDGIGLLSPGGRSHAGHRRYSDADLDRLQQILFYRELGFPLDEIAALLDDPDADPQEHLRRRHELLSHRIAELQRMATAVETAMEARKMGINLTPEEKFEVFGDKDPERYADEAERRWGGTGTYAESQRRTARYTKEDWQRMHAEVASWGERYDALMAEGEPAGGVRAMDLAEEHRLHITTWFYECTTEIHRGLGEMYVADPQFKAFYESMRPGLAEHLRDAIDANAERRGERP from the coding sequence ATGGAGCACTCCGTGGGACAGGTCGCCGGATACGCCGGAGTCACGGTGCGCACCCTGCACCACTACGACGGCATCGGGCTGCTCTCGCCCGGCGGGCGCAGCCACGCGGGCCACCGGCGTTACAGCGACGCCGACCTCGACCGGCTGCAGCAGATCCTGTTCTACCGGGAGCTCGGCTTCCCGCTCGACGAGATCGCGGCGCTGCTCGACGACCCGGACGCGGACCCGCAGGAGCACCTGCGCCGCCGGCACGAGCTGCTGTCGCACCGGATCGCCGAACTGCAGCGCATGGCCACCGCCGTCGAGACAGCCATGGAGGCACGGAAGATGGGCATCAACCTCACGCCCGAGGAGAAGTTCGAGGTCTTCGGGGACAAGGACCCGGAGCGCTACGCGGACGAGGCGGAGCGCCGCTGGGGCGGCACCGGCACCTACGCCGAGTCGCAGCGCAGGACCGCCCGCTACACCAAGGAGGACTGGCAGCGGATGCACGCCGAGGTCGCCTCCTGGGGCGAGCGCTACGACGCCCTCATGGCGGAGGGTGAGCCGGCCGGCGGCGTACGGGCGATGGACCTCGCCGAGGAGCACCGGCTCCACATCACGACCTGGTTCTACGAGTGCACGACCGAGATCCACCGGGGGCTCGGCGAGATGTACGTCGCCGATCCGCAGTTCAAGGCGTTCTACGAGTCGATGCGGCCGGGCCTGGCCGAGCACCTGCGCGACGCGATCGACGCGAACGCGGAGCGGCGGGGTGAGAGGCCCTAG
- a CDS encoding YbjQ family protein, protein MGIDDYGGGQAAQSDVLVVTTNDVPGYQVTQVIGEVFGLTVRSRHLGSQIGAGLKSMIGGELKGLTKTLVETRNQAMERLVEQAKARGANAVLMMRFDVTEAADVGTEVCAYGTAAVISRS, encoded by the coding sequence ATGGGCATTGATGATTACGGCGGCGGCCAGGCGGCACAGTCGGATGTGCTGGTCGTCACCACCAATGACGTACCCGGCTATCAGGTGACCCAGGTCATCGGTGAGGTGTTCGGCCTGACCGTGCGCTCCCGCCACCTCGGCAGCCAGATCGGCGCCGGGCTGAAGTCCATGATCGGCGGCGAGCTGAAGGGACTGACCAAGACGCTCGTCGAGACCCGCAACCAGGCCATGGAACGGCTGGTCGAGCAGGCGAAGGCGCGCGGCGCCAACGCGGTGCTGATGATGCGGTTCGACGTGACCGAGGCGGCCGACGTGGGCACGGAGGTCTGTGCGTACGGAACCGCGGCGGTGATCAGCCGGAGCTGA
- a CDS encoding VTT domain-containing protein: MNTLALGPSWLDPDHLIGQFGLIGVLVIVFAESGLLIGFFLPGDSLLFTTGLLVTTGKLDTPLWLVCVLVALAAIIGDQVGYLFGRKVGPSLFNRPDSRLFKQENVEKAHEFFEKYGPKSLILARFVPIVRTFTPIIAGVSRMNYRSFITFNIIGGVLWGVGVTLLGAGLGQIEFVHKNIEAMLVLIVLISVVPIGIEFLRARGKAKKEAAAGEREDQDPPAGGGSAAGRRGGRHAKR; encoded by the coding sequence TTGAATACGCTTGCGCTCGGACCCAGCTGGCTGGACCCGGACCATCTGATCGGGCAGTTCGGGCTGATCGGCGTGCTGGTCATCGTCTTCGCCGAGTCCGGGCTGCTGATCGGGTTCTTCCTGCCCGGCGACTCGCTCCTGTTCACCACGGGTCTGCTGGTGACGACGGGCAAGCTGGACACCCCGCTGTGGCTGGTCTGCGTCCTGGTCGCCCTGGCGGCGATCATCGGCGACCAGGTGGGCTACCTCTTCGGCCGCAAGGTCGGCCCCTCGCTCTTCAACCGGCCGGACTCCCGCCTCTTCAAGCAGGAGAACGTCGAGAAGGCCCACGAGTTCTTCGAGAAGTACGGGCCGAAGTCGCTGATCCTGGCCCGCTTCGTGCCCATCGTGCGGACGTTCACGCCGATCATCGCCGGTGTCAGCCGGATGAACTACCGCTCGTTCATCACGTTCAACATCATCGGCGGGGTCCTCTGGGGCGTCGGAGTGACGCTGCTGGGCGCGGGCCTCGGCCAGATCGAGTTCGTGCACAAGAACATCGAGGCGATGCTGGTCCTGATCGTGCTGATCTCGGTCGTGCCGATCGGCATCGAGTTCCTGCGCGCCCGCGGCAAGGCGAAGAAGGAAGCGGCGGCGGGCGAGCGCGAGGACCAGGACCCGCCCGCCGGTGGCGGCTCGGCGGCGGGCCGCCGCGGCGGCCGCCACGCCAAGCGCTGA
- the dacB gene encoding D-alanyl-D-alanine carboxypeptidase/D-alanyl-D-alanine-endopeptidase, with the protein MAEPVKRPSINPFAKLSKAALADHLDLRNGLSNWQFTAVSAVLGLALAAGAVLAAGPWDSGQRKAEQDWAAARTPTGGTHHDPDAPAGPAPAPSAPAVLAALGAAPGKPAADAVDAPDGAAAALRSVLAPLLKDPALGTRRSAVVIDTATGRRLYGVGADTPMTPASTVKIATTVAALTALGPAHRIPTAVRASADLRTVTLVGGGDPTLDRAALRTLAADTARALKDGGVRSVRLRYDTSGYSGPALHPIGPNENIAPVSALMIDEGRLDDTSSGPAPRSGDPARDAADAFGELLDEAGITTTDGPEAGRAAAKSRPVAKHLSAPLSALVERALTNSDNDIAEALARQTALATGEAADFKGGRRAVTAQLKKLGLPLKGVNIADGSGLDRRDKVTAALLAGLLARAADRDHTELRPVLTGLPVAGFSGTLSGRYTTKAGGTGLIRAKTGTLTGVNTLSGTVVDPHGRLLAFAFLASGTTAPAEAQSALDALATALAAGRQ; encoded by the coding sequence GTGGCCGAGCCGGTGAAAAGACCGTCGATCAACCCGTTCGCCAAGCTGAGCAAGGCAGCCCTGGCGGACCATCTCGACCTGCGGAACGGGCTGAGCAACTGGCAGTTCACGGCCGTTTCCGCCGTCCTGGGCCTGGCGCTCGCAGCCGGCGCCGTCCTCGCCGCCGGTCCCTGGGACTCGGGTCAGCGTAAGGCCGAGCAGGACTGGGCGGCCGCCCGGACCCCCACAGGTGGCACACATCACGACCCGGACGCGCCCGCGGGTCCGGCCCCCGCACCGAGCGCCCCGGCGGTGCTCGCCGCCCTCGGCGCCGCACCCGGCAAGCCGGCGGCGGACGCCGTGGACGCCCCGGACGGAGCAGCGGCCGCGCTCCGCTCCGTGCTGGCGCCGCTGCTGAAGGACCCCGCGCTCGGCACCCGGCGCAGCGCCGTCGTCATCGACACCGCGACCGGCCGGCGGCTGTACGGGGTGGGAGCCGACACCCCGATGACCCCCGCCTCCACGGTCAAGATCGCCACCACGGTCGCCGCCCTCACCGCGCTCGGCCCCGCCCACCGCATCCCCACGGCAGTCCGGGCCTCCGCGGACCTGCGCACCGTGACCCTGGTCGGCGGCGGCGACCCCACCCTCGACCGGGCCGCCCTGCGCACCCTGGCCGCCGACACCGCCCGCGCCCTGAAGGACGGCGGGGTCCGTTCGGTGCGGCTGCGGTACGACACCTCCGGCTACTCCGGGCCCGCGCTCCACCCGATCGGCCCCAACGAGAACATCGCTCCCGTGAGCGCCCTGATGATCGACGAGGGACGGCTCGACGACACCTCCAGCGGGCCCGCGCCACGCAGCGGCGACCCGGCCCGTGACGCCGCCGACGCCTTCGGCGAACTGCTGGACGAGGCCGGGATCACCACCACCGACGGCCCGGAGGCGGGCCGGGCGGCGGCCAAGTCCAGGCCGGTCGCCAAGCACCTCTCCGCCCCGCTGTCCGCCCTGGTCGAGCGGGCGCTGACCAACAGCGACAACGACATCGCCGAGGCGCTGGCCCGCCAGACCGCGCTGGCCACGGGCGAGGCGGCCGACTTCAAGGGCGGCCGACGGGCCGTCACCGCACAGCTGAAGAAGCTCGGACTGCCCCTGAAGGGCGTGAACATCGCCGACGGCAGCGGGCTCGACCGCCGGGACAAGGTCACCGCCGCCCTGCTCGCCGGTCTCCTGGCCCGCGCCGCCGACCGGGACCACACCGAACTGCGCCCCGTCCTCACCGGCCTTCCGGTGGCCGGCTTCAGCGGCACGCTCAGCGGCCGCTACACGACGAAGGCCGGCGGCACCGGCCTGATCCGCGCCAAGACCGGCACTCTCACCGGCGTCAACACGCTCTCCGGCACGGTCGTCGACCCGCACGGCCGGCTGCTCGCGTTCGCCTTCCTCGCCTCTGGCACCACCGCCCCGGCCGAGGCCCAGTCGGCCCTCGACGCGCTCGCCACCGCCCTGGCCGCCGGGAGACAATGA